In the genome of Lactuca sativa cultivar Salinas chromosome 3, Lsat_Salinas_v11, whole genome shotgun sequence, the window caattgaatttATTTCTACAGGGGAAATATGTGGTCCCCAAAGATATCAAAATTCAAACTAACAAAAAACTATAGAAATGAAGTTTGGTTGGTAAACGTGTTTTTCAGTTGAAATATCATCTTTATAGGTTCCTACAAAGAATTATTTTTAAATTGTTTAAATGAGTATAGAGACGAAAATGTGGGACTACTAGTCGTCTCCGATAGTCCATCTTTAGAGAAGAATCTATAGAGATGAAATATTTAGGGGCGAAAAGTCaattttcttgtagtgaaatGAGAATAGTtagaaatttatataaaaatatatatatatatatatatatatatatatatatatatatatatatatatatatatatatatatatatttgttagaTTTCTTTATATAGTAAcgtttatgttttggaaatttGATTTCCGCTCCTAAGTGTACTCTTCGTCTTCGACCGCTGCGGCTCGGCAACCCATTTTTATATAATAGGCTTATGAAAAACATTTGGGCCCTACCTTGGACCTGGTCTTGTACGCTTGAGTCTTGTAGTGTAGTGATATAATACTTTGTTAAAAGCTTTTCATTTTTATTGATTTCTAGTAGATTAAAAGTATTGATTGATCATGTATCTTTTTCCGCTGGCCTTCACTTGTCTTTTATGTAATCGCTCTgttccaaaaaaaatatattatagctTGATGTGATCAAAGTTAAACAACCGTGTCTCAATCGGTGCTTATATATGTGCAAAAAATTGCATCCCTTGATAAATTTGTTTTTTGTATGTTAAACATGTGTTTCTTTATCATATAATTTTCCTTTAATCCGTATCTTACATGAATTTAAATAAGTTTCCTATATAGCAATATAACTTATAACGTGAGATTAGCCCACTTGGTAGGTAGAGATGAAAGCCTCTTAGACATATAACCACTAActagtagttaaaaaaaattattttataattttcatcATGGAAGGAATCATAGTTAACTATACATATACCCTAACAAACACACTAACATCCATATATAAATACCTCACAGCCTCATGATGTGTTCAAGTAGTACTACTGAGAAGTTGCTAGCTAGGCTCGCAAGAAACAAAGATGGCTACAACAGGAAAGATAGTGCGTGAAGTTGAAGTGAAATGCCATCGTCACCAGGTCCATGGAATCTACAAGAACAACCATAACGATTTGGCAACCATTGCCCCAGATAAGGTTGAAGCTTGCCATTTAGTTTCTGGTCAATGGGATGCTCCTGGGTCTGTAATTCAATGGAACTACTACCATGGTAAACTACTGATCACTACGACTACCTCAACATAAAAATTGTTCTATCTGcatgtttaaactaattattggGTTTTTCCGTAGATGGAAAAGTGGAAACTGCGAAAGTAATCATTGAAGAAGTTGACGATGAATTTCACAAAATTGTGTACAAGGTGATTGAAGGAGCTGTGTTGGAGTTTTATAATCCAGTAGTCCTCACTTTCAGTACTGAAGATAAGGGGGATAAGAAGTTGGTTATATGGACTATGGAGTTCGAGAAAGTGAATGCAAGTCTTCCTGATCCAACACACTATCTGGACTTGATTTGTGCAGTCGTCGAAGATGTGGATGGTCATCTTTTTAAGTAGCTATGATGGCAACGATCAAAGTGTTTTGCAATAAAAAAAAGGTCGCTGATAACTTCATGATAAATATTGGCTGCTTGTCAGTTTTTGTATTGTAAAATAGCGTGATGTCATGGTTGTGTAATTTGTAATATAAGAACTTttttaatttcagtttataattaCAGTGATTACCTTTTTAGAGAAGAGTGGAGAAACGAAGTTATCAAAATGAAATAATGGAAGCCATGTCTTAGCATGGTGAAACTCAAATTGCGTTCGGTTCCAATGTTTTTAGGTTGTTTTAAATGAATTACACTTCAGGGAACATATTCCTTTCTTCCGATTGCTTTAGGTATACCAGTTGTTTAACCAAGCTAAAGATACCACATTGTTTATAAAGATGTGAATTCAAAGCTGTGTGACATTGATTTGATAGTATAGAGATATATAGTT includes:
- the LOC111914400 gene encoding MLP-like protein 31, which gives rise to MATTGKIVREVEVKCHRHQVHGIYKNNHNDLATIAPDKVEACHLVSGQWDAPGSVIQWNYYHDGKVETAKVIIEEVDDEFHKIVYKVIEGAVLEFYNPVVLTFSTEDKGDKKLVIWTMEFEKVNASLPDPTHYLDLICAVVEDVDGHLFK